One window of Pectobacterium carotovorum genomic DNA carries:
- the menD gene encoding 2-succinyl-5-enolpyruvyl-6-hydroxy-3-cyclohexene-1-carboxylic-acid synthase produces MSTSVFNRRWATLLLESLTRHGVRHVCIAPGSRSTPLTLSAADNRALICHTHFDERGLGHLALGLAKASREPVAIIVTSGTAAANLYPAIIEAGLTGERLVVLTADRPPELIDCGANQAIRQHALYASHPTLTLDLPRPTPDIPASWLVSSVDSAMARLMHGALHINCPFAEPLYGADDGTVYQDWLMTLGDWWNSREPWLREMRQSTLAVQPDWLQWRQKRGVVLAGRVSPEQGAQLAAWANELGWPLIGDVLSQSGQPLPCADIWLAHPDAAARLQQAEIVLQFGGSLTGKRLLQWQEQCQPQEFWLIDDLPGRLDPAHHRGRRLVADVGEWLSAHPAHKQASWADLLVDIADKTRRQVDAHLASRFGEAQLAQRIPALLPPDGQLFVGNSLVVRLIDALAQLPQGYPVYGNRGASGIDGLISTLAGVQRATSKATLGIVGDLSALYDLNALALLRQSPAPLVLIVVNNNGGQIFSLLPTPVAQREAFYCMPQNVEFGHAAAMFGLNYVRAESWEQLAGTVADCWAQGGVTLLEVVVEPKDGAETLNELVAQVATWAH; encoded by the coding sequence ATGTCAACAAGTGTATTTAATCGCCGCTGGGCTACATTACTGCTGGAATCGCTGACCCGCCACGGTGTCCGGCATGTCTGCATAGCGCCTGGCTCTCGCTCTACCCCGTTGACGCTGTCTGCGGCGGATAATCGCGCACTCATTTGCCACACGCATTTTGACGAGCGGGGGCTCGGGCATCTGGCGCTGGGGCTGGCAAAAGCCTCGCGTGAGCCGGTTGCGATTATCGTGACGTCAGGCACCGCTGCCGCGAATCTTTATCCCGCCATCATTGAAGCGGGGTTGACCGGTGAACGTCTGGTGGTTCTGACGGCCGACCGCCCGCCGGAGCTGATTGACTGCGGTGCAAATCAGGCGATTCGTCAACATGCACTGTATGCTTCACACCCCACGCTGACGCTGGATTTGCCACGCCCTACGCCCGATATTCCGGCTAGCTGGCTGGTTTCCTCTGTGGATAGTGCAATGGCGCGGCTGATGCACGGTGCGTTGCATATTAACTGTCCCTTTGCCGAACCGCTTTACGGTGCCGATGACGGCACGGTGTATCAGGACTGGTTGATGACGCTGGGCGACTGGTGGAATAGCCGTGAACCCTGGCTGCGTGAAATGCGCCAGAGTACGTTGGCGGTACAACCGGACTGGTTGCAGTGGCGACAGAAGCGGGGCGTTGTCCTCGCCGGTCGCGTGAGCCCTGAACAAGGGGCGCAACTCGCCGCGTGGGCGAACGAACTGGGCTGGCCGCTGATTGGTGATGTCCTGTCGCAAAGTGGGCAGCCGTTACCTTGTGCGGATATTTGGCTCGCGCATCCTGATGCAGCGGCTCGCTTACAGCAGGCGGAAATTGTCTTGCAGTTCGGCGGTAGCCTGACGGGTAAGCGCCTGCTGCAATGGCAGGAACAGTGCCAGCCGCAAGAGTTCTGGTTAATCGATGACTTGCCGGGACGGTTGGATCCGGCTCACCATCGCGGACGCCGTCTGGTGGCGGACGTGGGTGAATGGCTGTCTGCGCATCCCGCACATAAACAAGCATCGTGGGCGGATTTGCTGGTGGATATTGCCGACAAAACGCGGCGGCAGGTCGACGCACATCTGGCTTCCCGCTTTGGTGAGGCACAGCTGGCGCAGCGCATACCAGCGCTGTTGCCACCGGATGGGCAACTGTTTGTCGGCAATAGTCTCGTGGTGCGTCTAATCGACGCGTTGGCGCAGCTCCCGCAGGGATATCCGGTGTACGGTAATCGCGGTGCCAGCGGCATTGATGGCCTGATCTCCACGCTGGCTGGTGTACAGCGTGCCACGTCAAAAGCCACGCTGGGCATCGTCGGCGATCTTTCCGCGTTATACGATTTGAATGCGCTGGCGCTGCTGCGTCAGTCTCCCGCGCCGCTGGTGTTGATCGTGGTGAACAATAACGGCGGCCAGATATTTTCCCTGCTGCCGACGCCGGTTGCACAGCGTGAAGCGTTTTACTGCATGCCGCAAAATGTGGAATTCGGGCACGCTGCCGCGATGTTTGGCCTGAATTACGTACGTGCCGAGAGCTGGGAACAGCTGGCGGGTACGGTAGCGGATTGCTGGGCTCAGGGCGGCGTCACGCTGCTGGAAGTGGTGGTTGAGCCGAAGGACGGCGCGGAAACGCTCAATGAACTGGTCGCTCAGGTGGCGACGTGGGCGCACTAA
- the rcsC gene encoding two-component system sensor histidine kinase RcsC, which translates to MKYLASFHTTLKVSRYLFRVLAIMLWVLGALISVFYVTNVLNEKESELRQEYNLSFDQSQGYIRHASDIVRELQYLATSRLVLAREKAEPPVEGGPGVSVYALAPSAACSTQYGGNAALLSLSHFFNGWQDNFSAVYDLNRVFFVGGDRRCMVDFGIRNQSLDRDNLLKSVQERFQDQKKNRTQTGRDETLYWITLASVPDVGYLYALTPIYVDNKLEVIMGVEQTIRLDDFVTMGKFPINAQLLDQYNQVVLQFSDDKGRYASSVDSYPSEHNYFGYVNGYNELILKKSLQPTSFSIVYSLPLKVLLSHISALMINMLVLNMLSAILLFVLALVFERKMLLPAEVNAFQLEENEQFNRKIVASAPIGICILRINDGTNILSNELAHNYLNLLTHEDRLRITRIICEQQSKFVDIMTSRNHHLQISFVHSRYRNENVAICVLLDVSARVKMEESLQEMANAAEQASQSKSMFLATVSHELRTPLYGIIGNLDLLQTKSLPQDANRLVAAMNNSSSLLLKIISDILDFSKIESEQLKIEACEFAPHEVISHITSNYLPLVVKKRLTLYCFIDPNVPVSLFGDPVRLQQVLSNLLSNAIKFTDTGCIIFEVGCRDGYLEFVVRDTGVGIQPREAVKLFDPFFQAGSGVQRHFQGTGLGLAICEKLVNLMDGDITIESEPGLGSLFGVRIPLYKARHAPAAINASLQGKICWLRIRNARLEAYLLTLLQDQGVQAARYQNQTVSLDDVMIGDYVSTENAAVRAHIVMSGTHIGSAQEVRDGHWVQGTSTPQHLPDLLEQIYRSENEDRTRAEISPPLTSYVRDENGDIMILVVDDHPINRRLLADQLGSLGYQAMTANDGNDALGVLSKNHIDIVLTDVNMPNMDGYLFTRRMREQGLRFPVIGVTANALAEERERCLGAGMDHCLSKPVTLDTLQQSLAHYSNVVRQARTSME; encoded by the coding sequence TTGAAATATCTCGCCTCATTTCATACTACCTTAAAAGTTTCTCGTTATTTATTTCGGGTTCTGGCGATCATGTTGTGGGTATTGGGGGCGCTGATATCCGTTTTCTATGTCACTAACGTATTGAATGAAAAAGAATCAGAGCTGCGACAGGAATATAATCTCAGCTTTGATCAATCGCAGGGGTACATTCGACATGCATCGGATATTGTGCGCGAGCTCCAATATCTGGCGACAAGTCGCCTGGTTCTGGCGAGAGAAAAAGCAGAGCCGCCAGTGGAAGGGGGGCCCGGTGTCTCCGTTTATGCGCTTGCTCCCAGTGCAGCCTGTTCCACACAATATGGTGGTAACGCGGCGCTGCTCTCATTGAGTCATTTTTTCAACGGCTGGCAGGATAATTTTTCTGCCGTTTACGATCTTAACCGGGTCTTTTTTGTCGGCGGCGATCGGCGCTGTATGGTTGATTTTGGCATCCGTAATCAGTCGCTTGACCGTGATAACTTGCTTAAAAGCGTACAGGAGCGGTTTCAGGATCAGAAGAAGAATCGCACCCAAACAGGGCGCGATGAAACGCTCTATTGGATTACCCTCGCCTCTGTCCCTGATGTCGGCTATTTATATGCGCTGACGCCGATTTATGTGGATAACAAGCTGGAAGTCATCATGGGGGTTGAACAGACGATTCGTCTGGATGACTTTGTCACCATGGGCAAATTTCCCATCAATGCCCAGCTGCTGGATCAATACAATCAGGTGGTTTTACAGTTTTCCGACGATAAGGGGCGCTACGCTTCTTCGGTAGACAGCTACCCCTCCGAACATAACTATTTTGGCTATGTGAATGGTTATAATGAGCTTATTCTGAAGAAATCGCTGCAGCCGACTTCATTCAGTATTGTGTACTCGCTGCCGTTGAAGGTGCTGCTTTCCCACATCAGCGCATTGATGATCAATATGCTCGTGCTGAATATGCTATCGGCTATTTTGCTGTTTGTGCTGGCACTGGTGTTTGAGCGGAAAATGCTGTTGCCTGCGGAGGTGAACGCGTTCCAACTGGAAGAAAATGAGCAATTCAACCGCAAGATTGTGGCGTCTGCACCCATAGGGATTTGTATCCTGCGTATTAATGACGGCACCAATATCCTTAGTAATGAGCTGGCGCACAATTATCTCAACCTGCTTACCCACGAAGATAGGTTGCGAATTACCCGCATCATTTGCGAGCAACAGTCCAAGTTTGTGGATATCATGACCAGCCGTAATCATCACCTGCAAATCAGCTTTGTCCATTCGCGTTATCGTAATGAAAACGTGGCGATTTGTGTGCTGTTGGACGTCAGTGCGCGTGTAAAAATGGAAGAGTCGCTACAGGAAATGGCGAATGCTGCCGAGCAGGCCAGCCAGTCTAAGTCGATGTTCCTTGCTACCGTCAGCCATGAATTACGTACGCCGCTTTATGGGATTATCGGTAACCTCGATTTACTGCAAACTAAATCGTTACCGCAGGATGCCAACCGTCTGGTTGCGGCGATGAACAACTCTTCCTCATTGCTGCTAAAAATCATCAGCGATATCCTCGATTTTTCCAAGATTGAATCGGAACAGTTGAAGATCGAAGCGTGTGAGTTTGCTCCGCATGAAGTCATCAGCCACATCACCAGCAACTATCTCCCGCTGGTGGTCAAAAAACGCCTGACGCTGTACTGCTTTATCGATCCCAATGTGCCAGTCAGCCTGTTCGGCGATCCCGTACGTTTGCAGCAGGTGTTATCGAACCTGTTGAGTAACGCCATCAAATTTACGGACACGGGCTGCATCATTTTTGAAGTTGGCTGCCGAGATGGCTATCTGGAATTTGTCGTGCGTGATACCGGAGTCGGTATTCAACCCCGTGAGGCGGTGAAGTTATTTGATCCGTTCTTCCAAGCGGGAAGCGGTGTTCAGCGTCATTTCCAGGGGACGGGGTTAGGGCTGGCGATTTGTGAAAAGTTGGTCAATCTGATGGATGGAGACATTACCATCGAGTCGGAACCTGGGCTTGGCAGCCTGTTTGGCGTCAGAATTCCGTTGTATAAAGCGCGCCATGCCCCTGCAGCGATCAACGCCAGTCTGCAAGGGAAAATATGCTGGTTAAGGATACGTAATGCCCGGCTGGAGGCTTACCTGCTGACCTTATTGCAGGATCAGGGGGTACAGGCTGCGCGTTATCAGAATCAAACCGTGTCGCTAGATGATGTGATGATCGGTGATTACGTATCGACAGAGAACGCTGCTGTTCGGGCGCATATTGTGATGAGTGGCACGCATATCGGATCAGCACAGGAAGTGAGAGACGGGCACTGGGTGCAAGGGACATCCACGCCTCAACATCTGCCCGATTTGCTGGAGCAAATCTATCGCTCAGAAAACGAGGACAGAACGCGTGCCGAGATTTCCCCGCCGCTGACTAGCTATGTACGGGATGAGAATGGCGACATTATGATTTTGGTGGTTGACGATCACCCCATCAACCGCCGATTGCTGGCGGATCAGCTAGGCTCTCTGGGCTATCAAGCTATGACGGCGAATGATGGGAACGACGCGCTGGGCGTATTGAGTAAAAACCATATTGATATCGTGCTGACGGATGTCAACATGCCGAATATGGATGGTTATTTGTTCACTCGACGTATGCGCGAGCAAGGGTTACGTTTCCCGGTTATCGGCGTGACGGCAAATGCGTTGGCGGAAGAAAGAGAGCGTTGCCTTGGGGCTGGCATGGATCACTGTTTGTCAAAACCGGTTACGCTGGATACGTTGCAGCAGTCATTGGCGCATTACAGCAACGTGGTGCGTCAGGCGAGAACATCTATGGAATAA
- the menF gene encoding isochorismate synthase MenF, producing the protein MKQLSDLLRHLQQDLREPQPERAGFRQITRSLALSDASELLPWLATQPVYPQFYWQHRQEREEAAVCGNVCGFRHIQDAEAFLAQQQCGSDVRIWGLNAFNQMKEDGVASSGYLFLPRAELRRQDDTLSLSINLFSDTSLQQDAVEASAFINLLLPPASQPLLHAEVQSVGHQPERQGWIDLLQRALHDINTELMEKVVLARATTLTLTQPLQATTFMAASRAANHHCFHFMLAHDARHAFLGSSPERLYRRRGTELETEALAGTVASDRDAHKAAELADWLMNDTKNQCENMLVVDDICQRLQQSALSLDVMPPEIVRLRKVQHLRRTIHAMLRTASDSACLNALQPTAAVAGLPRQEARRFIAEHEPFERCWYAGSAGYLSRQQSEFSVALRSAEVRDHVLTLYAGAGIVAGSDPEQEWQELENKAAGLRSLLDGDMS; encoded by the coding sequence GTGAAACAACTTTCCGACTTGCTGCGGCATCTGCAGCAGGATTTGCGCGAGCCACAGCCTGAGCGCGCAGGTTTCAGACAAATAACGCGTTCGTTGGCCCTCAGCGACGCGTCTGAGCTATTGCCGTGGCTGGCGACCCAGCCAGTGTACCCCCAGTTCTATTGGCAGCATCGTCAGGAACGTGAAGAAGCCGCTGTTTGTGGCAACGTGTGCGGGTTTCGCCACATTCAGGACGCCGAGGCGTTTCTTGCTCAGCAGCAGTGCGGTTCCGATGTGCGCATCTGGGGGCTGAACGCGTTTAATCAAATGAAAGAGGACGGCGTTGCGTCATCCGGCTACCTGTTTTTGCCCCGGGCAGAACTACGACGTCAGGATGACACGCTCAGCCTGAGTATTAATCTGTTCAGCGACACATCATTGCAACAGGATGCCGTTGAAGCCTCGGCGTTTATTAATCTTCTTTTACCACCCGCGTCGCAGCCTCTTTTGCATGCGGAAGTGCAGTCCGTCGGGCATCAGCCGGAGCGCCAGGGGTGGATTGATTTGCTCCAGCGGGCGCTGCATGACATCAATACCGAGCTGATGGAAAAGGTCGTTCTGGCGCGGGCGACCACGTTAACGCTGACGCAGCCGCTACAGGCCACCACCTTTATGGCTGCCAGCCGGGCGGCGAATCACCACTGTTTCCATTTCATGTTGGCGCACGATGCGCGTCATGCGTTTCTTGGTTCCAGCCCAGAGCGGCTTTATCGCCGGCGGGGAACCGAATTGGAAACGGAAGCGCTGGCGGGGACGGTGGCAAGCGATCGCGATGCGCACAAAGCTGCTGAGCTGGCCGACTGGCTGATGAATGACACCAAAAATCAGTGCGAGAACATGCTGGTGGTGGATGATATTTGCCAGCGGCTACAGCAATCCGCGCTGTCGCTGGATGTCATGCCGCCGGAAATTGTGCGCCTGCGTAAAGTACAGCATCTGCGCCGTACCATTCACGCTATGCTGCGCACTGCATCCGATAGCGCGTGCCTGAATGCGTTACAGCCCACGGCGGCCGTCGCGGGTCTGCCGAGGCAAGAGGCTCGCCGTTTTATTGCCGAACATGAACCGTTTGAACGCTGCTGGTACGCGGGTTCCGCAGGTTACCTTTCGCGTCAGCAGTCTGAATTCAGCGTGGCGCTACGTTCGGCCGAAGTGCGGGATCATGTTTTAACGCTTTATGCCGGTGCCGGAATTGTGGCGGGTTCTGATCCAGAACAAGAATGGCAGGAGTTAGAAAACAAAGCAGCAGGGCTAAGATCCCTGTTAGACGGTGATATGTCATAG
- a CDS encoding MFS transporter, translated as MNQNLPGKKAQVATRIVFFVAGFAMASWAPLVPFVKTRLAISDASLGMLLLSLGIGSLLAMPLTGFLTSKLGCRSVILLASALLCLVLPALTQAETLPLMAITLLFFGASMGMIDVAMNIQAVIVERASGRAMMSGFHGFFSIGGIVGAGGVSALLWLGLSPLMAILAIVALMLIFMATAHKHLLRTTNQDDDSPLFVIPRGWVMFIGSLCFIMFLAEGSILDWSALFLTVERNLSGAQAGMGYAAFSVAMTLGRLNGDRIVNALGRYAILTGGSLCAALGLLLTISIDNAITAILGFVMVGIGASNVVPILFSAAGNQKIMPPNLAIASITTVGYAGILIGPTILGFIAQFSNLATAFGFVALLLLAVSASARAVIR; from the coding sequence ATGAACCAGAATCTGCCAGGCAAGAAAGCACAGGTAGCGACACGCATCGTTTTCTTTGTTGCGGGCTTTGCTATGGCCTCTTGGGCACCGTTGGTGCCCTTTGTCAAAACTCGACTGGCAATCAGTGATGCCTCTCTGGGGATGTTACTGCTTTCTCTCGGTATTGGCTCACTGTTGGCCATGCCGCTTACCGGTTTTCTCACCAGTAAACTGGGATGCCGCAGCGTTATTTTACTGGCAAGCGCGCTGCTTTGTCTGGTGTTGCCCGCGCTGACGCAGGCAGAAACGCTGCCTCTAATGGCGATAACGCTGCTCTTTTTCGGCGCGTCTATGGGGATGATTGATGTCGCGATGAATATTCAGGCCGTCATCGTAGAACGGGCGAGCGGCCGGGCGATGATGTCCGGTTTTCATGGCTTCTTTAGCATCGGGGGGATTGTCGGCGCAGGCGGCGTCAGCGCCCTGCTGTGGCTTGGCCTGTCCCCGCTGATGGCGATTCTGGCGATTGTCGCACTCATGCTGATATTTATGGCAACAGCGCATAAACACCTTCTGCGCACCACAAATCAAGATGACGACAGCCCGCTGTTTGTCATCCCGCGCGGCTGGGTGATGTTCATTGGCTCACTGTGCTTCATCATGTTCTTAGCCGAAGGTTCCATACTGGACTGGAGCGCCCTCTTCTTAACGGTTGAACGCAACCTGAGCGGCGCGCAGGCGGGCATGGGCTATGCGGCGTTTTCCGTCGCGATGACGCTGGGCAGGCTGAACGGCGATCGCATCGTTAACGCGCTCGGCCGCTACGCGATTCTGACCGGCGGCAGCCTCTGTGCCGCACTCGGTCTGCTGTTAACGATCAGCATTGATAATGCGATCACCGCCATTCTTGGCTTTGTGATGGTGGGTATCGGCGCATCGAATGTGGTACCGATCCTTTTCAGCGCAGCAGGGAATCAAAAGATCATGCCGCCGAATCTGGCTATCGCCTCCATTACTACCGTAGGCTATGCAGGTATTCTGATCGGCCCGACCATTCTTGGCTTTATTGCACAGTTCAGCAATTTGGCTACCGCATTCGGGTTTGTCGCCCTGCTGTTGCTGGCCGTCAGCGCCAGTGCGCGTGCCGTTATCCGTTAA
- the rcsB gene encoding transcriptional regulator RcsB, whose product MSNLNVIIADDHPIVLFGIKKSLEQIEWVNVVGEFEDSTALINNLPKLDANVLITDLSMPGDKYGDGITLIKYIKRHFPHLSIIVLTMNNNPAILSAVLDLDIEGIVLKQGAPTDLPKALAALQKGKKFTPDSVSKVLEKISASGYGDKRLSPKESEVLRLFAEGFLVTEIAKKLNRSIKTISSQKKSAMTKLGVENDIALLNYLSSVNGGATQVD is encoded by the coding sequence ATGAGTAACTTAAACGTAATTATTGCCGACGACCACCCTATTGTTCTTTTTGGAATTAAAAAATCGCTTGAGCAGATTGAATGGGTCAATGTGGTTGGCGAATTTGAAGACTCAACAGCGCTGATCAATAACCTACCTAAGCTGGACGCTAATGTTTTAATCACCGATTTATCCATGCCAGGCGATAAATACGGCGACGGTATTACCCTCATTAAATACATTAAGCGCCATTTTCCTCACCTTTCTATTATTGTTCTTACCATGAACAATAATCCGGCGATTCTGAGCGCGGTGCTAGATTTGGATATCGAAGGCATCGTGCTGAAACAAGGTGCACCGACCGATTTACCCAAAGCGCTGGCTGCCCTGCAAAAAGGGAAGAAATTCACACCGGATAGCGTATCCAAAGTGCTGGAGAAAATCAGCGCCAGCGGCTACGGCGACAAACGCCTGTCCCCGAAAGAAAGTGAAGTGCTACGTTTGTTTGCAGAAGGCTTTTTGGTTACCGAAATCGCCAAAAAACTGAATCGCAGTATCAAAACGATCAGTAGCCAGAAGAAATCAGCTATGACTAAGCTGGGCGTCGAGAACGATATCGCGCTGCTGAATTACCTGTCTTCCGTTAACGGCGGCGCAACGCAGGTCGATTAA
- the rcsD gene encoding phosphotransferase RcsD, giving the protein MPAMILRYFSLLTVLSILITGAFGYSYINDLLADKKHSLITIAQGIQKRVDTYRFFTYQIYGNLNSEPSASDANITAINLMPNVFYVEKNGQKTDALIFGQHDKRTLTSVRRISRYLDILWGAENNIYSMYYLNGIDNSLTMISTQTLKDISSQFRGNYITVIAEARRTEMLQQANVLDERESFSPLRKLRFYNDYYFTLRTTFNQPGHLATILAFDLPINDLIPDTIPREYLMLKPDTPAVSNMDNSGNSEGTADMQLHGSNIEISATLVNAPIKIVFQVPVKTLMIGSLRNNVWLLLLNLVLLSVSIAGFYLFRRKYAPPGEDLSHQLEKKLNIYREMASKIPMGVLVYDFGSNKVVIQNERTEHLLPHLSLQKITHMAHEHQGIIQVTINNEMYEIRQIRSQYSPDYCLFLLREQDKEILVQRKLLLAQREYEKNIHARKRLFQNLLSEFKQPLISLQQHIHALYHNDTAIIQSPTLDQLTTDTRCALELLENIALHEKLEAQEWTVVNDSFSPLTLIDNVLLELLPRLNQKGLALFHHYNLDINQTYVGDAELLKKTLALLLNYSVTNTDYGKITVSIDRKNNESDTLVIQVSDTGTNVSGKEQENIRHPFLHSAASDRFGQNSGLTLFLCNQLCNKLGGALTINSKLGLGTHYILTLKMEPETLPVEEEKLLDGITILLDVTSDEVQHIVGNMLTGWGANYLVSDERQINQETDICITDDPDKKVGYTLLLNHSDDTVISLGSRRLQANYNINHLLLEALLKLIELQLETPPDALQEGEQNDVELYAIQLASSDYYSLFVETVPDDLKRLYTEAEAGDFPSLSQTAHRLKGVFAMLNLHPGKQLCEQLEQHITAHDSEQIEANLHEIERFVSALLSPVEPKGQQGSQQDE; this is encoded by the coding sequence ATGCCAGCTATGATCCTGCGTTATTTTTCTCTCCTTACAGTATTATCGATCCTTATTACCGGAGCGTTCGGCTATAGCTACATCAACGATTTGCTGGCAGACAAAAAACATTCGCTGATAACCATTGCTCAGGGCATACAAAAACGCGTCGATACCTACCGCTTTTTCACTTACCAAATATATGGCAACCTGAACAGCGAGCCGTCGGCTAGCGACGCCAACATTACCGCCATTAATTTAATGCCCAATGTTTTCTACGTAGAAAAAAACGGTCAGAAAACGGATGCGCTGATTTTCGGGCAACACGATAAAAGAACGCTCACCTCGGTGCGTCGGATATCCCGTTATCTCGATATCCTCTGGGGAGCCGAGAATAACATCTATTCTATGTACTACCTGAATGGTATCGATAACAGCCTGACGATGATTTCCACACAGACGCTGAAAGACATCTCCTCACAGTTCCGCGGTAATTATATTACAGTCATCGCCGAAGCTCGTCGGACAGAAATGCTGCAACAGGCGAATGTGTTAGACGAGCGCGAAAGTTTTTCCCCACTGCGTAAATTACGCTTCTATAACGACTACTATTTTACGCTGCGCACCACATTCAATCAGCCGGGCCACCTGGCGACAATTCTTGCCTTCGATCTGCCGATTAACGATTTAATCCCAGACACCATCCCGCGTGAGTATCTTATGCTGAAGCCGGATACGCCTGCAGTCAGCAATATGGATAACAGTGGTAATAGCGAAGGCACTGCCGATATGCAGCTTCACGGATCTAATATTGAAATCTCCGCTACGCTCGTGAACGCCCCAATAAAAATCGTTTTTCAGGTGCCTGTAAAAACCCTGATGATTGGTTCATTGCGTAATAACGTCTGGCTTCTGCTGCTGAATCTGGTTCTGCTGAGTGTATCCATCGCGGGCTTTTATCTTTTCCGTCGGAAGTATGCGCCTCCTGGAGAAGATTTATCTCACCAGTTGGAAAAAAAACTAAATATTTACCGTGAAATGGCGAGCAAAATCCCGATGGGCGTGCTGGTTTATGATTTCGGCAGCAACAAAGTGGTCATACAAAATGAGCGCACAGAGCATCTGCTTCCGCACCTGAGCCTACAAAAAATCACCCATATGGCGCACGAGCATCAGGGTATCATTCAGGTCACTATTAACAACGAGATGTATGAAATCCGCCAAATCCGTAGCCAATATTCTCCAGACTATTGCCTCTTCCTGCTGCGTGAACAGGATAAAGAGATTCTGGTACAGAGAAAATTGCTGCTCGCCCAGCGTGAATACGAAAAGAATATTCATGCCAGAAAACGCTTATTTCAAAATTTGCTCAGCGAATTCAAACAACCGCTGATTTCACTACAACAGCATATTCATGCGCTATACCATAACGATACGGCAATCATACAATCACCAACGTTGGATCAGCTAACGACAGATACTCGCTGTGCACTTGAACTGCTGGAAAATATCGCTTTGCATGAAAAGCTGGAAGCGCAGGAATGGACCGTGGTCAACGACAGTTTTTCACCGCTGACGCTTATCGATAATGTTCTCCTTGAACTGCTACCGCGGTTGAATCAAAAAGGGCTAGCCCTGTTCCATCATTACAATCTGGATATTAATCAGACTTACGTGGGTGATGCCGAGCTGTTGAAAAAGACGCTGGCGCTGCTGCTGAATTATTCGGTGACCAATACGGATTACGGCAAGATTACGGTATCGATTGATAGAAAAAATAATGAGTCGGACACGCTGGTTATTCAGGTCAGCGATACGGGAACGAATGTCTCAGGCAAAGAACAGGAAAACATTCGACATCCTTTCCTTCATTCTGCTGCTTCCGATCGTTTCGGACAAAATTCAGGATTGACCTTATTTTTGTGTAATCAACTCTGTAATAAACTAGGCGGCGCATTAACTATCAACAGTAAGCTCGGGTTAGGCACACACTATATTCTGACGCTCAAAATGGAACCGGAAACGCTTCCTGTTGAGGAAGAAAAGCTGCTGGATGGTATTACCATTCTGCTGGATGTGACGTCTGATGAAGTACAGCATATTGTCGGCAATATGCTGACGGGCTGGGGAGCGAATTATCTGGTCAGCGATGAGCGCCAGATTAATCAGGAAACGGATATTTGTATTACTGACGACCCGGATAAAAAAGTGGGCTATACGCTGCTGTTAAATCATAGCGATGACACGGTAATATCTTTAGGCTCGCGCCGTTTGCAGGCTAATTATAATATCAACCACCTCCTGCTGGAGGCATTGCTTAAATTGATTGAACTGCAACTGGAAACACCACCCGATGCACTACAGGAAGGGGAACAAAATGATGTCGAACTTTACGCCATACAATTGGCGTCAAGCGACTATTATTCTCTGTTCGTGGAGACAGTACCGGATGATTTAAAGAGGCTGTATACTGAAGCGGAAGCAGGCGATTTTCCGTCACTTTCGCAGACGGCACATCGGCTGAAAGGCGTGTTTGCCATGCTTAATCTGCATCCTGGCAAACAGTTGTGTGAACAGCTTGAACAGCATATTACCGCGCATGATAGTGAACAGATCGAGGCTAACCTTCATGAAATTGAGAGGTTTGTCAGTGCATTACTATCCCCAGTAGAACCTAAAGGGCAGCAAGGTAGCCAACAAGATGAGTAA